From a region of the Macrobrachium nipponense isolate FS-2020 chromosome 3, ASM1510439v2, whole genome shotgun sequence genome:
- the LOC135221643 gene encoding opioid-binding protein/cell adhesion molecule-like, which yields MTSRTWGCLSQKRLLFILLSLLTNTSSGKYRSDHTSEAKTLSDDDPVWNIRHVLPELDLDNNTVSDVKVNVGDIAYLPCRFPQLSTLHQVSWIRRWDWHILTTGIYTYTSDMRFKVLHTEGSDDWTLQLKYVHMRDNGTYECQMYTGTGVLSQFINLHVNTPRAAILGPQELHVQEGDTITLVCVIQQSKPPFVFWYHGEKMVNYDESRHRLSVITNAEGTRTHSRLTITDARRWDSGNYTCVPPNVQHAFVIVFVTEAGDTVAAVQRRGHNGSPKSTSPACSTSWVSLVVCFTLTYLLSHFAGDFHSATR from the exons ATGACGTCCAGGACCTGGGGCTGCCTGTCTCAAAAAAG GCTTTTATTCATATTGCTGAGCTTGCTGACCAACACCTCATCGGGGAAGTACCGTAGTGACCATACGTCGGAAG CAAAGACCCTATCAGACGATGACCCCGTCTGGAATATACGGCACGTTTTGCCCGAGCTTGACCTTGACAACAACACGGTCAGTGACGTCAAGGTGAATGTTGGGGACATAGCTTACCTGCCTTGTCGTTTTCCCCAACTCTCTACGTTACACCAG GTCTCCTGGATAAGAAGATGGGACTGGCATATCCTGACGACTGGAATCTACACCTACACCAGTGACATGAGGTTCAAGGTGCTGCACACAGAGGGCTCTGACGACTGGACCCTGCAGCTCAAATACGTCCACATGAGAGACAACGGAACTTACGAATGCCAG atGTACACAGGTACGGGCGTACTCTCTCAGTTCATTAACTTGCACGTGAACACGCCACGTGCAGCCATTCTGGGACCCCAGGAGCTTCACGTGCAGGAGGGAGACACAATCACTCTCGTCTGTGTTATCCAGCAG AGCAAGCCTCCTTTCGTCTTTTGGTATCACGGCGAGAAGATGGTCAATTATGACGAATCGCGTCATAGGCTGAGCGTCATTACCAATGCCGAAGGAACCAGGACGCACTCCCGTCTCACGATCACCGACGCAAG GAGGTGGGACTCTGGTAACTACACTTGCGTGCCACCAAACGTACAACATGCCTTCGTGATTGTCTTTGTCACCGAAG CTGGCGACACAGTAGCAGCGGTCCAAAGGCGGGGTCACAACGGGTCCCCAAAGTCTACATCACCCGCCTGTTCAACCAGCTGGGTCTCCTTGGTCGTGTGTTTCACCCTGACGTATCTGCTGAGCCACTTCGCAGGGGATTTCCACTCTGCAACAAGATGA